TCCTCGATCGCGTCGGCCACCTCGCGGGCCTGGGTGCGGGGTCGGCTCACCGCGGTGCGCACCGCGGCGACGGTGCCCAGCAGGAGCACCACCGCCAGGGCGATGCGGAACGAGGCGGCGCCCCCGATGCGCGCCGCGCCGACGCCGGCCAGCACCAGCACCAGGGGCGCCACCACCGCGAAGTACCGGGTGGCGTAGGCGGCCCCCCCGACCCAGGAGGCAGCCGTGGCCACCACGAGCGTCCCGAGCACGAGCAGCGCCAGGCGGCGGACCTCGGGGCGGGTGCGCAGGTCGAGCTCGATGCGGGTCCCGGTGCCGGGGGCGGCGAAGAGGCCGAGGGCGAGCAGCAGGGCCAGGCCCACGGCCAGCATGATCGACTCGCCCGCCGGGCCGCCCCCCAGGTCGACCAGGGAGACGGCGGCGATCTCGGTGGGCACCGCGGGCTCGGCCCAGGGGGTGCCGGTGTGGGTCGACTGGTAGAGCAGCGTCGGCACCCAGGGCAGGAACAGCACGCCGCCGGCCACGAGGGCCCCGGCCACCCGGAGCGAGGCGGTGCGCCGCACCGGCTGGCCCCGCCGGTGCGCCAGCCCGGCCCGCACGAGCAGCCCGACGCCGGCGGCGGCGCAGAGCCACATGCCCCAGTAGTGGGTCCAGAGCAGGGTGGCGGTGATGAGGGCCAGGCCCGCGAGCCGGGGCAGGTCCGGGCGGCGGAAGGCGTGGTCGGCGACCAGCCAGCCGGCCAGGGCCAGCACCATGACCAGCTCGTACATGCGGGCCTCGGTGGCGTAGCGCAGGACGAAGGGGTTGAGGGTGACCAGGAGCACGGCCGCCCACGCCGCCCGCCGCCCGCCGATCCGACCGGCCGCGTCCCAGGCCAGGGGGAGCAGGGCCAGGCCGAGCAGCGCCGACAGCAGGCGCACCGCCGTGTCGCCGTCGCCCACCACGTCCTGCCACACGTGGAGCACCACGTAGTAGAGCGGCGGGTGGCCGTCCTGGCGCAGCTGGTCGGGGATGTCGCCCAGGGGCAGGGCGGCGATGTTGGCGCTGAGGGCCTCGTCCAGCCACAGGGGCGAGCGCTGGACGATGCGCAGGGCCACGCCCGCCAGCGCCACCACGGCCAGGCCGACCAGGTCGAGGGCCCGGCCCCAGCGGGGTCGCAGCGGGGGGACCGGGACGACCGGCCACGGCTCCCAGCGGTGACCGGGGTCGGCGACGTCGTCGGCGAGGTCTGCGTCGTCGGTGGCGGCGTCGGTCACGGCCGCACGGTAGGTGAGCCGTCCGGGGCCGCCGTGCATGGCGGGCGGTGACCCTGGTCACCTCGCGGGGCCCGGGAGGGGCGGCGAGCGAGGCCCCTCCGCCGGCGGTCCGGAGCCCCCTCAGGCACGGGCAGGGGCGGGTGCGGCCTCGACCTCGGGGGGCACGACGGAGACGGCGGGACCGTCCCGGCGCAGGGCCTGGAGGGGCTTCTCCAGGAGGTACCAGCTGACGCTGGCGGCCAGGAGCCCGAGGCCGAAGGCGGCCGCCACCAGCACGAGGACCGGGACCTCCGCCGCGGGCCGGTCGAGCCACCCGGGCACCTGCTGGAGGATGTCGAGGTGCCACAGGTAGAGGCCGTAGGAGAGGGCACCGACCCACACGACGGTGCGGGACCGGAGTGCGGCGCGCACCAACCCCCGGTCCTGGTCGCCGAACACGGCGGGCACGAGGAGGCACACCGCCACCAGCCCGAAGGCGGCCTGGCGGACCTGCCAGTACCCGCCCTGGTACCCGCCGTTGAGGCTGGGCTCGCCCCACCCGTAGGCGAACCCGAGCCAGACCCCGGCGGCGGCCACCCACCACAGGCCGGCGGGCTGGGCCACCCGGTCGCACCAGGCGCGCAGGCGCTCGTCGCGCCCGGCCCACACCGACAGCACGGCCAGCAGCATCCCCAGGCCGAAGAGGTCGAGGGTGTTGGGCAGCCAGGAGAACGACACCTCCCGCATGGTGACCTCGGCGCCGGCGTCGCTCACCGCCCAGACCCGGTCGACGCCCGACATGACCGCCCTCGACACGTAGGCGAGGGCGATCAGGCCCACCGCCCCGGCCGCCTCCAGGGCGAAGGTGGGCCGGCCCCGACCCAGCACCCGCCGCATGAGCACCGCCCAGAACGGCAGGAACAGGTAGAAGCTCATCTCGGTGTTGAGGCTCCAGGCCGGGACGATGCCGCCGAGGGTGGTGTAGGCGTCGTAGATCTGGAGGAACAGGTAGTACCGCCACGGCTCGGCGCCGAGCTCGACCCACCCGAGGGCCCACAGCACCGACAGGGCGAACCAGTAGGCGGGCACGATGCGCAGCACCCGTCGCCACCAGAACCGGAGGGGCCCGATGGCGGGGCGCCCCTCGGCGGCGGCGGCCACGAAGGGGCGGTAGAGCAGGAAGCCGGAGATCACGAAGAACACCGACACCCCCATGTCCAGCACCGCCACCGGCGTGTAGGCGGTGCCGGCGGCGTCGCGGCCGACGAGGGTGACGGAGTGGTAGACGACGACGGCACCGGCGGCCAGGGCCCGGAGCCCCTCGAAGCAGGGGAAATACCGGCGCCGTGGGGCGGCGCGAGTACCCTCGGACCGGTCGGTCGGCAGTGTCGCCGGGATGTCCGCGGGACGGCTGGCCATGACGTCCGCACCCTACTTCTCGGTCCCCATCCCGCCGCGGCGCCGCCCGCGCCCGGCACCCCGCCCGCCGAGAGCGAGAGAGGCACGACCGCCCCCATGAGCGAGCAGAGCACCGCACCCGACAGCACCGAGCACGGCACCCCCGGCGACGTCGGCGACGTCGTCGTGATCGGGGCCGGCCCCGCCGGGCTGACCGCGGCCTACCAGTTCCACAAGTACGGCGTGTCGTCCACGATCCTCGAGTCCGACCAGGTGGTCGGGGGCATCAGCCGCACCGCGGAGCGCGACGGGTGGCGCTTCGACATCGGCGGCCACCGCTTCTTCACCAAGGTCACCGAGGTCGAGGACCTCTGGCACGAGATCCTCCCCGACGAGGACTTCCTCCTGCGGCCCCGCAAGAGCCGCATCTTCTACGACGGCAAGTTCTTCGACTACCCGCTCAAGGCGTCCAACGCCCTGAAGAACCTGGGTCCCGTCGAGGCCGTGCGCTGCGTCGCCTCCTACGCCTGGGCCCGGATCCGGCCGCCCAAGGACCAGACCAACTACGAGGGCTGGCTGGTGGCCCGCTTCGGCTGGCGCCTCTACCGCACCTTCTTCAAGACCTACACCGAGAAGGTGTGGGGCGTGCCGGTGAGCTCCATGCCCGCCGACTGGGCCGCCCAGCGCATCAAGGAGCTCTCGCTCGGCAAGGCCATCGTCAACGCCCTGCTGCCCAAGCGGAACCAGAAGGACATCGCCAGCCTCATCGAGGAGTTCCAGTACCCCAAGTACGGCCCCGGGATGATGTGGGAGGTCTGCCGCGACAAGGTCGAGGCCCAGGGCTCGACGGTCCACATGGGCCAGCGCGTCACCCGCATCCGCCACGCGGACGGCCTGGCCACCGAGGTCACCGCGGTCGACGCCGACGGCAACGAGACCACCCACCCCGCCGGCCACGTCATCTCCTCGATGCCCATCTCCCAGCTGCTCCAGGCGATGGACCCGCCGGTGCCCGACGAGGTGCGCCAGGCGGCCGACGACCTGTCCTTCCGCGACTTCCTGACGGTGGCCCTGGTGGTGCCGGGCGACGACGTGCCGTGGAGCGACAACTGGATCTACGTCCACGACCCGGCCGTCGAGGTGGGGCGCATCCAGAACTTCGGGTCCTGGTCGCCGTACCTGGTGAAGGAGGGCCGCAACGTCCTCGGCCTCGAGTACTTCGTCTTCGAGGGCGACCGCATGTGGACCTCCGCCGACGAGGACCTCGTCGAGCAGGGCAAGCGGGAGCTGGCCGCGCTCGACCTGGTGGAGCCGTCGCGGGTCGAGGGCGGCTACGTCGTCCGGATGCCGAAGGCGTACCCGACCTACGACGAGCACTACCAGGCCAACGTGGGCGTCCTCCGCCGATGGCTGGAGCGCCACGCCCCCAACGTCCACCCGGTGGGCCGCAACGGGATGTTCCGGTACAACAACCAGGACCACTCCATGTTCACGGCCATGCTGACGGTCGAGAACATCACCACCGGGGCCGGCCACGACATCTGGGAGGTCAACGTGGAGGAGGAGTACCACGAGACCCTCTCGGAGACCTCCACCTCCCGCTCCTCGTCGCCCAAGGGCACCGGCCGCGACGCCCCGGTGATCGCCCGGGCCGACACCGACAAGGTCCGCGCCGAGCGGGGCGTCCCCGGCGCCTGATCGGGCCGGTCGGTCGCCCTCCGTCACGAGGTGCCTGGCACCTCGTGACGTGGATGGCGGAAGCGCTGGTCAGTCGCCCTCGCGGGCGGCTGGCCCGGACCAGGTCACCAGGGCGGCGGCGCCCACCGCCAGCAAGGGCACGATCGGCACCTTGAACCGGGAGTCGGCGAAGGTGACCAGCGGCGCGGCCAGCACCGCCAGGGTGGCCAGCGGCAGCAGCAGCTGCTCGCCCCGGCGGCTCCAGGCCAGCCGGACCAGGCCCACCGCGCCCAAGGCGCCCACGAGGAACCAGGACCAGTCGAACAGCCGGGCCTTGGCCTCGTAGTCGTCGCCGATGGCCCACGGGTCGGCCCCGTAGGACTGCACCGCCCGCAGGGCGTCGTCGTCGCGCTCGACCAGGATCCGGAACCGGTCCACGACCAGGCCGGGCTCGTCGGCCAGCCCCTCGCGGAGGAACCGCAGCCCCCGGCTCGTCTTCTCGTCGTTCGCCTCCACCTCGGCCGCGGGCCCGTCCTGCACGCCGGTGCCGGTGTCGCACTCGGGCGGGGCCCCGAAGCCGCCCGAAGCACCCGGGGCGTGGCCGATGCAGAGGTTGTCGCCGGTGTTGGTCGACAGGGGGACGAAGGCGTCCATGCGCACCACGTTGCGCACCGTCCAGGGGGCCAGGCACAGCAACCCGACCCCGACGACGAGGGCGGTGCGCAGGGCGGTGCGGCGCAGCCCCTCCCCCGCCACCAGCCAGGCCACCACCGCGGCGCCGACGACGCCGGCGGCCACCGGCCGCACGAGCAGCAGGGCGCCGAGCAGCAGCCCGGCGACCACCATGCGGCGTCGGTCGAGGGCACCGGGCCAGCGGCCGTGGCCGGGGGGCACGAGGGCCACGAGGAACCCGAGCAGCACCGCGATGCTCAGGGTCTCGCTGAGCAGGACCGCGGTGTGCAGCACCAGGTTGGGGTAGACGGCGACGACGGCTGCGGCCACGACCCCTGCGGCGGGCGACGCCAGCCGCCGCCCGAGGAGGCCGGTGAGCACCACCCCGAGCACCCCGAGGACCACCTGGGCCAGCCCGCCGACCAGGGCCAGGTCGTCGGTGAGGGGCGTGTGGCGCAGCACGGTGTCGATGCCGCCGAGGAAGTAGGGGTAGCCCGGCGGGAAGTAGGCCGTGGGCTGGCCGGTCAGCGGCTCCACCAGGCCGTCGCCGGCGGCGATGCCGTGGGCGTAGCCGGCGTAGCGGGCCGGGTCGAACAGGCCCTGGGGCGTCCGGGCCGCGTAGACGACGGCGGCGACCCGCAGCACCGCGCCGACACCCGCAGCCACGGCGATGCCGGCCAGGCCCCGGTCGTCGCGCACCCGCCGGGCGGCGGCCCGGGCCCGGGTCGGGAGGGGGGGTGCCGTCCCGGCCGGCGCCGCGCCCGGGGAGTCGGTCACGAGCGGGCCGCCCGGGCCCGCCGGGCACCGGGCCGCACCGCCTCGCGCAGCCCCCACCACGTGACCCGCAGCATCGACTCGACGATGATCTGCCCCGACATCTTGGACGTGCCCCGCACCCGGTCCCGGAACACGATCGGCACCTCGGCCACGGTCCCTCCGGCGGAGGCGATGCGGAACGCGAGCTCGGTCATGAAGGCGTAGCCGTTGGCCCGGGTCGTGTCGTAGCCGATGGCCTCGAGCACCGAGGCCCGGTAGGCCCGGAACCCCGAGGTGGCGTCGCTGAGGGCCAGGCCCAGGACCCAGCACGTGTACCGGTTCCCGTACCGGGACAGCACCTGGCGGTGCAGCGGCCAGTTCGGCGTGCTCCCCCCCGGGACGTAGCGGGACCCGGCGACCAGGTCGGCCCCCTCCTCGATGCGGGCGAGCAGCTCGGGGATCACCGCCGGGTCGTGGGAGGAGTCGGCGTCCAGGGTGACCAGCACGTCGAAGCCGAGGGCGATGGCGTGGGCGAACCCGGCCCGGTAGGCGTTGCCCAGGCCGTCCTTGCCCGCCCGTCGCAGCACGTCGACCTGGCCCAGCTCCTCGCCCACCGCCTCGGCCACCTCCGCGGTGCCGTCGGGGCTGGCGTCGTCGATGACCAGCACCGATGCGGCGGGCACCGCCTCCCGGACGGCCCGCACGATGCGCTCCACGTTCTCCACCTCGTCGTAGGTGGGGACGAGGACCATCGTGCGCATGGCCGGCGACACTACCGCCGGGTCCCCGGCGGCCCGGTGGCCCGGTGGCCGCAGGGCGCGGGGTGGTTCCCGGCGCGAGGGGGGTGAGGGCTACTGTCAGCGCGTCATGTCCGGGACCGTCGACATCAGCGCGGACCCCGAGGCGCCCGGCGAGCAGCCCCCGCAGGAGGGACTGGTCGGTCCGCGCACCCGGTTGGTCCTGCTCGCCGCCCTCATGC
Above is a window of Iamia majanohamensis DNA encoding:
- a CDS encoding polyprenol monophosphomannose synthase: MRTMVLVPTYDEVENVERIVRAVREAVPAASVLVIDDASPDGTAEVAEAVGEELGQVDVLRRAGKDGLGNAYRAGFAHAIALGFDVLVTLDADSSHDPAVIPELLARIEEGADLVAGSRYVPGGSTPNWPLHRQVLSRYGNRYTCWVLGLALSDATSGFRAYRASVLEAIGYDTTRANGYAFMTELAFRIASAGGTVAEVPIVFRDRVRGTSKMSGQIIVESMLRVTWWGLREAVRPGARRARAARS
- a CDS encoding NAD(P)/FAD-dependent oxidoreductase, with translation MSEQSTAPDSTEHGTPGDVGDVVVIGAGPAGLTAAYQFHKYGVSSTILESDQVVGGISRTAERDGWRFDIGGHRFFTKVTEVEDLWHEILPDEDFLLRPRKSRIFYDGKFFDYPLKASNALKNLGPVEAVRCVASYAWARIRPPKDQTNYEGWLVARFGWRLYRTFFKTYTEKVWGVPVSSMPADWAAQRIKELSLGKAIVNALLPKRNQKDIASLIEEFQYPKYGPGMMWEVCRDKVEAQGSTVHMGQRVTRIRHADGLATEVTAVDADGNETTHPAGHVISSMPISQLLQAMDPPVPDEVRQAADDLSFRDFLTVALVVPGDDVPWSDNWIYVHDPAVEVGRIQNFGSWSPYLVKEGRNVLGLEYFVFEGDRMWTSADEDLVEQGKRELAALDLVEPSRVEGGYVVRMPKAYPTYDEHYQANVGVLRRWLERHAPNVHPVGRNGMFRYNNQDHSMFTAMLTVENITTGAGHDIWEVNVEEEYHETLSETSTSRSSSPKGTGRDAPVIARADTDKVRAERGVPGA
- a CDS encoding glycosyltransferase family 39 protein — protein: MTDAATDDADLADDVADPGHRWEPWPVVPVPPLRPRWGRALDLVGLAVVALAGVALRIVQRSPLWLDEALSANIAALPLGDIPDQLRQDGHPPLYYVVLHVWQDVVGDGDTAVRLLSALLGLALLPLAWDAAGRIGGRRAAWAAVLLVTLNPFVLRYATEARMYELVMVLALAGWLVADHAFRRPDLPRLAGLALITATLLWTHYWGMWLCAAAGVGLLVRAGLAHRRGQPVRRTASLRVAGALVAGGVLFLPWVPTLLYQSTHTGTPWAEPAVPTEIAAVSLVDLGGGPAGESIMLAVGLALLLALGLFAAPGTGTRIELDLRTRPEVRRLALLVLGTLVVATAASWVGGAAYATRYFAVVAPLVLVLAGVGAARIGGAASFRIALAVVLLLGTVAAVRTAVSRPRTQAREVADAIEEAQATTGPGALVLICPDQLGPALSRELPDDVEAATYPRFESPRLVDWVDYEERLAGASPEAFAAEALERAGDRPIWLVWSGTYSTHEGTCEAVANALQGARPEGTAVVLADSNAYEQENAYLYPAPAPAG
- a CDS encoding acyltransferase family protein, with translation MASRPADIPATLPTDRSEGTRAAPRRRYFPCFEGLRALAAGAVVVYHSVTLVGRDAAGTAYTPVAVLDMGVSVFFVISGFLLYRPFVAAAAEGRPAIGPLRFWWRRVLRIVPAYWFALSVLWALGWVELGAEPWRYYLFLQIYDAYTTLGGIVPAWSLNTEMSFYLFLPFWAVLMRRVLGRGRPTFALEAAGAVGLIALAYVSRAVMSGVDRVWAVSDAGAEVTMREVSFSWLPNTLDLFGLGMLLAVLSVWAGRDERLRAWCDRVAQPAGLWWVAAAGVWLGFAYGWGEPSLNGGYQGGYWQVRQAAFGLVAVCLLVPAVFGDQDRGLVRAALRSRTVVWVGALSYGLYLWHLDILQQVPGWLDRPAAEVPVLVLVAAAFGLGLLAASVSWYLLEKPLQALRRDGPAVSVVPPEVEAAPAPARA